GGCACCCTCTTCTTCATTTCGGGGAACGATTATTGTTTCTGATGATTCCGAAACTTCGTCAAAATAACCTTTGATGTTTTTTCTTAATGTTGATATAGTTACTGCTTTCATGACGTGTATTTTTTAGATGTACATATTGTACGTTCAAATGTACAAAAAAGTTACATTAAAACGTACTTTAAGTATGAAATATTTATACCAAATCATAACGGTTACAAGGACTGCTACCTATAATAAATACAAAAAAGTATGTGAAGAGAAAGGTATTTGTATCGAATTATTAGTAAAATATGGTTTAAATTATTCAATCATACAGGATTTTACAAAAAAAAACCAGATAGACGCCGAGTTAAATACATTCTGAAAATAAAAAATGAGTACTTATAAAACAAAAAAAAAACAGTAACAAAAATATTTTTGTTACTGTTTAATATTCAATTTTATCTAATAATGTGTATCGCTTTTTTTGGACAGTACACTATGAATATAAAATAATCTAATTCAGAATTTTTTATTTATGAAAGCCCTAAAATAGCTTCAGTAGCACTTTGACCATTTAGTCCTGCCGCACTATTGTCTACTAAAAATAATAATTCACCAGAAACAGGTTTAATTAACTGCATTGGGTAAGTAGTAGGATTATAATCTCCGTATAAAACTTCTTTTAAAGCAGGAGCCTTTTTTTCACCAAAAGCAACAACTAGTATCTTTTCTGCTCTATTTATTAAGGGAGCAGTTAACGTAATGCGATGCATATTTTGAGATTCAAGACGGTAAGCTGCTACCCATTTTGTTTGTTCCTCAAGTACTGCTTCACCTGGGAATAGGGAAGCGGTATGACCATCATCTCCAAGACCAAGTAAGATAAGATCAAATTTGCCATCTTCTCCTAAAATAGATCTAATAGACTGCTCATACGTAACCGCATAATCTTCTGGTGAAACACCATCTTTGTACATCGGAAACACATTACTTTCAGGAATAGGCACATGACTTAAAAGTGTATTATAAGACATTTTTGCATTGCTAAGATCATCCTCAAGAGGTACCCAACGTTCGTCACCCCAAAAGATAAAAACGTTATTCCAGTCTATTTTGTTTTTGTATTCGTCAGAAGCCAAGAGTCTATAGATTCCTGCAGGCGAAGATCCCCCTGTAAGTACAGCTGTAAAGCGCCCTTTTTCAAGTATTGCTTTTTGTGCAGATGCAACAAAAATGTCGGCTGCCTTACTGTTTATGATTTCTATAGTATTATATATTTGTATCATTTTATTTTTTTTATTTCTCTATATTCTGTGTGTTCGAAACCCAAGCATGTCCTTGGCGCGCAAGTAATTCATTTGCAGCTTCAGGTCCCCAACTTCCCGCTTTATAATTAGGAAAATCAGTAGGGACGTTATTTTTCCATACTTCCTGAATGGTATCAATTGCATCCCAAGCTTGTTCAACCTGATCCCAACGCATGAATAGGGTAGGGTCTCCTGCTAAAGCATCTGATAACAAAGTTTCGTATGCTTCTGGTGACATTGTTGAACATTGGAAATAATCAAAGATCATTTCAGCAGGTTGTAAAGAAAGAGACAAACCTGGTTTTTTGGTCATAAATTGTAACTTTATGTCCATTGCTGGTTGTATATTTATGATAAGTCTATTAGGAGTCATTCCTTGGTTATCATAAGAAAAAGAAGAATGAGGAACAGGTTTAAACTGAATGATAATCGAAGATTGTTTTTCTTGCATTCTTTTTCCTGTACGCAAATAAAAAGGAACCCCTTGCCATCTCCAGTTATCAAGATAAATCTTCATAGCGACATAGGTTTCTGTAT
The nucleotide sequence above comes from Flavobacterium branchiarum. Encoded proteins:
- the pgl gene encoding 6-phosphogluconolactonase — its product is MIQIYNTIEIINSKAADIFVASAQKAILEKGRFTAVLTGGSSPAGIYRLLASDEYKNKIDWNNVFIFWGDERWVPLEDDLSNAKMSYNTLLSHVPIPESNVFPMYKDGVSPEDYAVTYEQSIRSILGEDGKFDLILLGLGDDGHTASLFPGEAVLEEQTKWVAAYRLESQNMHRITLTAPLINRAEKILVVAFGEKKAPALKEVLYGDYNPTTYPMQLIKPVSGELLFLVDNSAAGLNGQSATEAILGLS